CGCTTTTGGTCTCAAAATGAAGAAGTCAAGTCAAAAAAATGACAGCAGAGAAAAGAGGAGGTGACTTGAAAAAGTGGATCTCTTCCGTCATAATCCAGAAACAATGAAGGAGGATGATATGAAACCAAAACTGAACTATCAGCAGATGCATCAAAAAGCCAAACGGCTTGTGGAAGAAAGTGTGCAATTTTTAGGGGAAAGTTATCATACTGCTGGTGCGGTGATGGGAAAAACAATGCAAGCGACGAAATTACATTATCAAAGTAGGAGAGATCATCTCGCGCTTTATCGAACGCTTCATGATTTGGGAGCTGCGGTGACAGAAGAGATGCGACATCAATCAGGCGAACAACTTCATATCACCACTCCCATCAAAGGACTTTTTGGTCGTATCATCGAGTTGGAAAAAGAGATTGCGGAAGCAGAGAAAAAAATTTCTTCTATCACCATTGTGGCCAAAGAATCCAAAACGAAAAAAAATTCCTCTCCTCTTAAAAAAGAGGAATCTTCACGAAAAGGCACACACGATCACGATGACACAAAAGCTTAAAGTCGATTTTAATGGTCTTCCTCTTGAAGTTGAAGCAGGGACACCAATTGTTTCACTCTTGAAAGACCATCCACATCCAGGCTCTTTTCCTCCTCTTGGAGCAGTCGTCAACCAGCGTCCCGTTGGTCTTTCTTATGAGCTTAGAGCGCACGCACACATCACCACCATCGATTTTTCTTCGCGTGAAGGAATGGATATCTATCGACGCACCGCTTCTCTTATTCTTTACGCAGCCCTGCTCAATGTCGATCCGAAAGCGCGGATTGTCGTTGGTCAATCGCTTTCACCCACGGCTTACTTTTTTGAACTTCCGGGGAAAAAGGTAGATCCCCTTTTTCTCAAACATCTTCAAGAAGAGATGCAACAACTTATCAAAAATGACCTTCCTATTTTGATTGATCGAACTTCTGTTGAAGATGCGGCACAACGACTCAAAACGATTCAAGCAGAAGATCAAATTAAATTGCTGTATCAACTTAGAGTCCCGGAAGCGGTTCTTGTGCACGTAGCAAAATATGTAGGACTCGTGCATGGGCCTATTGCCCACCGAACAGGAGTCATCGAACAGTGGAATCTTTTTTCGTATGAACATGGACTTGCTCTCGATTTTCCTGATGAAGCGGGAAACATTACGACCAAACTTCCACCACAACCAAAACTTTTTGCGGCTTATGTGGAAACGAAACGCTGGAATGATCTTGTCGGTGTTTCTACTGTGGCCGATTTTAATGAACATTGCATGCAAGGAGACATTGCTGACTTGATCCGTATTTCCGAAGCATTGCATGAGAAAAAAATTGCGGCAATCGCTGATCGTATTGCAGCACAACCAGAGATCAAACTCATTCTGATTGCAGGACCATCATCGTCGGGGAAAACGACGTTTGCGAAACGTCTGAGCATTCATCTCAAAATTCACGGCATTAACCCTATCGCGATTTCACTCGATAACTACTATCGCCCTCATAAAGAGACGCCGCGCCATCCTGATGGATCGTTCGATTATGAACATATCGACGCCCTTGACCTTCCTCATTTTAACCAAAACCTTTCAGCTCTTCTCGAAGGAAAAGACGTGGAACTCCCCACCTATTCTTTTCAGATCGGTGAGCGTCTTGCTCACAAAGCAAAACGTATTCAACTGCAAAAAGGCCAAGTGCTCATTACCGAAGGGATCCACGGTCTCAATGAACGCGTCAGTGAATCTATTCCGCACGCACAAAAATTTAAAATCTTTGTTTCTGCACTGACACAACTTTGTATCGACAATCATAATCGTATTTTTACGACCGNNNNNNNNNNNNNNNNTAATTCAGCTCTCGTCTATGAACACGCTGTGCTCAAACCCTTCTCGGAACGTTTTTTGATGGAAGTTCCTCGCAATCATCCTTCGTTTATTGAAGCGATGCGTCTTGCTCGTTTTTTCAATCTTTTCATTCCCATCCTTCCGATCGAAGTCCCGCGAACATCGATCATACGTGAGTTTATTGGCGATAGCGCTTTTCGATACGGATAAAAAATTTCTCAAAAAAATAGCACGAGAAGAAACTTCAGCTCCTTTCTCAACCGATAATAACAGTGAGAGTGAAGTTCACATACACTGCTTGGGGAGAGATAAAGGAGCTCCTATGAGCAGAACAAGGATTCTCACCACCACGCTTCAAAAAGAGAAGATTCAAATCGAAGTCACGGAAATTCCTCGAAATAAAATCGAAACAACAAGTGAAGCAAATGTCTGGAACGGCGCTTATGACCTCTATTTATGCGCTGAAGAGAGTTGTTATCACGCAACTGTACCCAAAGGATCACTTTCTATGGCCAAACTCTTTCAAGCTTTTAGCGCTCAAGTAGAACAACGGCGTTCAGAAAAAATTACTTTCTATGATGAAGAGGGGAAAGCGTACCGACTTCTTCAAATGGATAATGGCGCAGAACTTTCGACCGAGAAAAAGCGCCAGCTTGAAGAACTTGAAGCCATGATGAAACGATAAAGGAATCTTATGTCAGTGCCCAAGCCAGGACCCATCAACAGCTTGGGGGGAGAAGCCACATCGGTTTCGGTAGAGAGTGACGCTCTTTTGATAAAAGAAAGAGCTTCGAAGGAAGAAGAGAGTTTTCCACCGACTGTGCAAGGAACGCTCACCTCTTCACTTTCAGCACGTGTCAGACGCTTTCGTGCTGAAGCAGCCTGGATGCTCCAACCTCTCCTTCGACTCGCAGAAACTTATTACGCACAAGCCACAAGTTATCGCGCCATGCTCGATCAAGGATATAACATGATCTATGGTCCCTCTGTCGATGTCGCTTCAGGAAGCAAAGAAAAACGAGAACAGTCCACACTCTGGAAACAAAATCGCATTCATACATGGCGCCCCGATATCGCCACTCTTTTCGGAAGTCTCACGGTTGCATCGACGCAGAACACCAAGAATCCCGGATTTTTCATTCTCAAACATGCTCCAGGATATGGAACACTAACAGGAAGCCTGGAATCGTGCATGAACTTTGCCGTCGATGCTCGAAGCAGCGATGAAATCCTACGTGACGTGACACCCTTTCGAGAGATGGTCGAGCGCTTTGGACCACGACACGTGGGGGTCATGGTTTCAGGTGTGGTCGTTCCCGAACTTCATCTCGAAGAGAGTTCAGGAGGACCGACTCCATTCGCTCTCTCCTCCCGTGGCATCGCATGGCTCCGAAAAGAACTTGGAGCGTACGGGAAAGAGGTCGTGGTGATTACGGATGACATGGGCGCTCCCGTATTTTTTCCTTATTATAAAAAGATGCTCGGGAAAAAATCGAATGAGTTTGTGTTTCAACAAGAGCGATGGCGCTATCTTCTCAAACAACTCACGAACGCGGATGTGGATATGATGGTGTATTTCGATGCGCCTCCCACGCAGCGCTTGCAAACCTACCTTGATATCGGACGTGAGCTGCTTGCTTCTGGTGAGATTACTCGAGAACAATTGGAAAAATCGGTCTTTCGCATTCTTGCGGTCAAACGACGCATGTATCCCTCTCATTCGCGATTACAAGACCTCCATCAAACGGTCAAAGCCATGAGGGTCGAAGAACTCTTAGCGCAAAAACTTGTTCTTGCGGGAGCTTGGGAGGGGAGTTCAACGCCCGAACGTCTTCGAGAAATCAAAGAGGCAACAGTCATGGGCCTTGGGGGGCTCAGTTTTGAAGGAACACAGGCCCTGATTCATCTGGTTCAGCCGATGATACTCAAGATGAGTGAAGAGGGAGTCATCCCCCCTTTTCTTGCAAACAATGCCTCACGAGAGCTCGAAGATCATCTTCATGGGGATGAACCGGGATACGTTTCAGAAAGTGTGGTCATCCGTGAATTCACCGCCATCATGGATCGTTATTTTCCAAATGCTTCACCCTCTTCTCTTCTTCACGAGATCTTTCTCGATATTGCCTCGTCACCTCCAAAATGAATTTCGGATTCTCCTTGCAGGACCAGAAGCATTCTCCTAAAGATCAGCTTCATCCATCTTCAAGGAGGAATTATGATGCCAGCAGGAATCAATCTTACACGGAAGCAAATTGGCTTTATCTCCATCGCGATCGCTCTTTTTATTCTCTTCACCAAAGCAGTGGTGGTCATTCCTGCAGGACATGTCGGTGTCATGACACTTTTCGGAAAAGTCTACGAACAGAGTCTGCGGGAAGGTATTAATGTCATTAACCCTCTCGTCAAAGTGCATAAAATGAGTATCCGCACAGAACAAATTACTGAGGATGCTACAGTCCCCTCGAAAGAAGGCTTAACGGTTGGTGTTGATTTCTCGGTTCTCTTTTCTCTCGATCCGGTCAAAGCGCCGGAAGTCTATCGTACCGTGGGACCAAACTACGTGAGCATCATTGTCACACCACAAATTCGTTCCGTCATTCGTGGGGTGACCGCAGAGTATGAAGCAAAAGCGCTCTATACTGCTGAGCGAGAAATCGTCACCGAAAAAATGTTCACGCAACTTCAACCGATGATTGAACAACGTGGTATCCGAATTGAAAAGGTTCTTATTCGTGCTGTGAAGCTCCCACCAATTCTTTCCACTGCAATTGAAAAAAAATTAGAAGCAGAACAGCAAGCGCAGCAGATGCAGTTTGTTTTGCAACGCGAAAGCCAAGAAGCAGAACGAAAACGAATTGAAGCCAAGGGTATCTCTGATTTCAATAGTATTGCATCACAAGGACTTTCAGAATCCATTTTAAAACTCCGCGGTATTGAAGCAACCCAAGCGCTTTCGAAAAGCGACAATACAAAGGTTGTTATTATTGGATCCGGGAAAGAAGGTCTGCCGATCATTTTAGGACAACAATAAAGAGAAAAATCTCTCCTTGACGATATGCATAAAATATGCATAATGATCTGCATGAGAACAACCCTCAATCTCGATCCGGAACTCATCGAAAAAGCCAAATCTTTAACAAGAATCCGCGAAAAAACAGCGCTTATCCACGCTGGCCTTGAAGCGCTTATCGCGAAACATGTGCGGGAACGTCTTATCTCTCTTGGTGGTAGCGAACCATTGCTTCGGCCTGTCAAACGTCGCCGACGTTCAAAACATCAAAGGACATCATGATCCTGGTTGATACGTCGGTGTGGATCAATCATTTTCGGCGTACCGACTCAAAACTAGTTTTTTTGCTTCAGAATGATGGAGTGCTCATTCATCCGTTGATCATTGGAGAAATTGCGTGTGGTCATCTCAAAAACCGTTCTGAAATTCTTGACCTTTTAATGCGACTTCCAAAAACCCTGATAGCCACTGATGAAGAAGTCTTAGCCTTTATTGAACATCAAAAACTTTTTGGAAAAGGACTTGGATTTATTGACATTCATCTCCTTGCTTCAGCCAAGATGACCAAAGTGAAACTTTGGACGTTCGATCAGCTCCTTCATAAATACGCGGAAGAATTTGCATCGATCTAATTTGATTTTACTAACCGTATCCTTTGACGAAGGCCGTAATCAAAGGGACGTAAAATCGGAATGTCGATCATGAGAAGACGCTGCATCACTGGATCTCCGCGAAACTCCGACTTGATCTCCTGAGCGTATTCAAAACTCATGAGCACTTCTTCGATGCAGTAATCAATATATTCATGTTCATCTTCATCGCTCTGTCCACACTTCTCAGCTCGTTCAAGAAGAAGGGTTGCAAGGGTGGCACAAAAATGCGCTTCGCGTTCGCGTTGAAGTTTTAAAAAATGATCGGTTAAAAGCCGGCCAATAATGGTTCGGAGATCACCGATAATGTCACGAAGCACAACGATCGATTTTCCAAAACCTCTTTCCACTAAATAAAATTCAAACATCTCGAGAAGATTTTTGACTTCGTCTTCGGTCGAGAGAAGAGAGCTATCGAGAACCACTTTTTGGAGTTTCCCTGACACGGCGCCAGTATAACACGAAGTGCTTTCCGTATGAGAAACATTTTTACCAGTTTATTTTCGTTTGTCGATGGAGACATACGGCTGAAGTTCAGGACCTTCATAGATCGATTTTGGTCGAATGAGCCGATTCTTATCGAGCTGCTCAATAATATGAGCGGTCCAACCGCTCATACGCGCAATGGCAAAAATCGGAGTATACAAAGGAATCGGAATTTCCATTTGATAGTAAATCCAAGCCGATGGCAAATCGACATTCGGATAAATTTTCTTTTCACGCACCATGACCTCTTCCATGGTTTGCGCCATGTCATACCATTTCATTTCTTTCTTTGACGTCGCATAAATCTTTCCGAGTTCTTTTAATGTGGGAACGCGGCTATCCCCTGTTTTATAAACGCGATGTCCAAATCCCATGAGCTTTTCTTTTTTTACAATCGCCTCCAAAATATATTTTTCCGCTTTTTTGGGATCGCCAATTTTCAACATCACTTCCATCGCTTTTTCATTGGCTCCGCCATGCAGCGAACCTTTGAGCGTTCCAATGCCTGCCACAACCGCACAATACATATCTGCAAGCGTTGATGCTGTCACACGACACGCAAACGTCGAAGCATTAAAACCGTGTTCTGCATAGAGAATGAGAGAAGCATTAAAAACTTTTTCTGTTTCAGGTGTTGGAATTTCGCCATGTAACATCCAAAGAAAATTTGCGGCATAGGAAAGATTTGGATCGGAAGAAATGGGTTCTTTTCCATTTTGAATTCTCCATCCTGCTGCAACGATTGCTGGCGTAAATCCCATAAGTCGTGTTGCTTTTCGGATATTCGCATCGTGTGAAAGATCATCGAGATCCGGATCACTTCCTGATAAAAATGAAATGCCCGTGCGAAGTCCATCCATGGGATGTTTTGTTTTGGGAAGTAAACCGAGCATATCAATCAGTTCACGATGAAGATGCATGTGTACTTTGATTCGCGCTTTAAAATCATTCAGTTCTTTTTTTTTGGGAAGATGACCGACAATTAAAAGATATGCCACTTCTTCAAAAGAAGCTTTCTTCGCGAGCTCTGTCGCATCATAACCACGCAGTGTTAAGACCTGTTTTTCAGGATCAACGCGTGAAATGCTGCTCACGCCTGCAATGACTCCCTCGAGTCCGGGACTATAGTTAGGATATTCTTTCTTTTCTGGCATTTCTTACTCCTTTTCAAAACCGCGCGAGGGTAAGGCTTTCGCAGGGTATCTCGAGGCAAATTTTATCAGCCGGGATATCATAAATAAAATTTCCGAGAGCTAAGCAAACGCTGTGGGACGACCCACAGCGGAGCGGCCCGAGAAAGCTTACCCGAAGCAGGTTTTGAACATGTAATACCTTATGGATTATATTTCAAGAGTTTATACAGCTCTTGTCGTGTCTGCATCTTTTCTAATATCCCTTTTTGCGTCCCTTTTTGCTTCAGCTCGACAAGAGCCTGCTGCATGGACTTGGCAGCGACCCGAAAAAGGGTCATGGGGAAAATAACCATGTTCATACCAAGCGCTTCAAATTTTTTAATCGACAGATACGGGGTTTTTCCAAACTCAGTCATATTTGCCAGGAGAGGAATTTTTATGGCTTGGCGAAATGCAGCAAATTCTTTTTCACTCGTCAGAGCTTCCGTAAAAATCGCATCTGCTCCTGCATCTTCATAGAGTTTCGCTCTTTTGAGAGCCGCATCAAAGCCTTCAACAGCCGCGGCATCAGTCCTTGCGATCACCAGAAAATTTTTATCTTTTTTCGTTGTGATCGCTTTCTCAATTTTTTTCCCCATCTCTTTCGCAGAAATAAGCTTTTTTCCTTCAAGATGACCACAACGTTTGTCGGTTTGCTGATCTTCAAGATGAATACCGGCAACACCACTTGCCTCAAATGTTTTGATCGTTGCTGAAATATTTTCAAATCCTGTATCCGCATCGGAAATGCCGGGGATGGAAACAGTCTGATCAATACGGCGTGCATGCTCGGCCGCTTCTGGAAGCGTCGGAATGCCGATGTCCGGGACACCGAACACAGCGTTCGCAAGGCCCGCACCTGAAATGTAATAGGCCGAAAATCCTGCTTGTTCGATGAGTAAAGCGGAGTAAGCGTTAAAGGCCCCGGGCATGATCACGAGACCTTTGTGAAGCAACTTTCGAAATTGAGACGTTTTAGTGTTCATTTTTCTTCTTTTAGCGTGACAGGATCTGAACGCAAGCAAAAGTAACCGATGGGGGTAGTCAGGGGGAGAGCTAGGATCTCCCCCTGACTTTAGCGAGTCGCGGATTCACTCCGCGCGAGCGAAAAGTGGAGCGAATATGTACAGAATGTTAAAAAACGCTCCACTTTTGAAACAGCGGTTCGCACTCCTCTTCAAATAACTTACCGAAAAATCAGGCTCTTGCACATTTGGCATGTTGGCACGCGATTTGCTTTTCTCCATTTCACAAGAAGCATCACACAGAAAGGAGTTTGAGATGTCAGAACAAAACATGAAAGACGTTTTTCAAGTTTTAGATGGTCAAGGAAAAGAGGGAAAAGCAAAATGGATTCGTATTGGAGCAGCATTTGTCAATCGCGATGGCTCGCTCAATGCCTTTCTCGATGCATTTCCCCGAGACGGAAAAATTCACATTCGTGATCGCAAACCAACTCAAAAGGAGGAGTCATGAGGTACAACGTAAAACGATGTTTCATTATCAGTACAGTTTTTCTGTTTGTCGGAATTGCAACATTTGCACAGGGAGCACAAAACAAAAGTCTTACAGGGCAAATTAATGTGAATACTGCATCTCTCGAGCAACTGATGCAACTCCCCGGCATCGGTCAAGCAAAGGCTGAAGCCATTACAAAAGGAAGACCCTACAGCCAGGCTTCTGATCTTCTCAATGTCAAAGGCATTGGAGAAAAACTTTTAAGCCAACTCAAACCGTTTGTAGTTGTGACCGGAAATACAACGCTCGCAACATCTTCCACTCCTACTCCGTAAACCCTGGCGCAGCAAGGACGGGGGAATGCATCCTCCTCCTTGTAAGAGCATTTCACGGTGACGAGCAAAAGCTCGTCACCTGATGCTCGTTTTCTTTCTCCTTACTTGTGAGGAAAAAGAAGAACTGGTCACAAATTGTGACCGGTTCAACGTGTTGATTAATCCGATCGGTTCACAGCATAATCAGCAACAGCAACAAGAGCTTCGCGCTCAATGGAGGGTTTAAAAAGAGCCAAATGGGATTTGGCTTTTTCGGCATATTGTCTGGCAAGATCAAAAGTAGCTTCGAGTGCATTATATTTTTTGAGAATAGAAAGGACGAGCGCGAATTGAGTATCAGAGAGATGATCCGAAATGAGGGCTTCTCGAATAATATTGGATTCCGTAGCATCGGTCTGTGTGAGCGCAACGATCAACGGATACGTGAGTTTTCCTTCACGCAAATCTCCACCAGCTTTTTTGCCAAACGTTCCTTCATCAGAATCATAATCAAGAGCATCATCCGCAAGCTGAAATGCGATGCCCAAATCCACACCGTAACCTCGAAGAGCAGACGAAAATTGTTCGGAGACATCAGCCGCGATCGCTGCTCCTTCAGAACAACTCGCAAAAAGAGCGGCTGTTTTATGGCGTACGATTTTTAAATATTCTTCATGGCTCATCGTCAGATCGTGATGACGACCGATCTCTAACAGTTCACCTTCCGTAAGCGCGGAAATAGAACGAACCACAAGTTCTAAAAGTTTTTGATGTCCATAAAAAACCAGAAGCGATGTTGCTTTCGTCCAGAGAAAATCTCCCACCAACACGCTGACTTGGTTTCCCCACTTCGCTTTCGTGGAAGGTTTTCCACGACGAAGAAGAGCGTCATCGACCACATCATCATGAAGAAGACTTGCGGTATGCAAAATTTCAAATGAAGCTGCGAGTCGGGGTCTCGCTTCATCATTAAAACCGACGAGTCGCGAACAGAGTAAAAAGAGCGCTGGGCGAAGACGTTTGCCACCGTTTTGAATCACATACTGTGACACATCCGTGATGATCGGAAGTTCAGAGCGAAGATGAGTTTTTAAGACCTCTTCCACCGCCACAAGTTCATTCTTAATCGAAATGTAGAGCGTTTCAAGCATGGGGGGTTTCGTGCCGCACCATCGTCTCCTTGTCAATCAGCAAAAGGAATGTTATTTCAAACACAATGAAAGCATGTCTTGTGGTCCACGGCCTCACCGGAACACCAGCAACTGTTGCGAGTCTCTCTGTAAAACTTGCTGCACATGGTTTTAACGTGGTGACGCCGCGGCTTGCTGGACATGACACTCTTAAAAACCTCGAAAGAGTTACGTGGCAAGAATGGTATCAATCTGTTCTCGATGCCTATCAGAGCCTTCGACAAGAAACCGATCAGATCTCTTATGCAGGTATTTCTCTTGGTGCGCTTCTTGGTCTTCATCTTGCCGCAAACGAAGGGAAAGAACTCCGAGCTTTAGCTTTACTCTCAACCCCTTTCCATCTCAATTTTTTGAACACATTTCTTATTTATTTGGTCCGTTATACACCTTTGAGATTTTTGATCACATCAGTGGCAAAGGATCCCCTACGAAGTGTTGCAGATCCTGAAGGACGAAAGTTTTATATGGAACATTCACTGAAACGTATACCTGCTCATGCAACCTATGAACTTATCGATCTTCAACGAAAAATACGGGAAGAACTTCCACATATTAAAAATCCTCTCCTTCTGGTGCATGCTGATCATGACCAAGTCTCTCCTTCTTCAAATGTTCGCATCATCAAAAAATTATGTGGTTCACAGCATATTGAAATCGCTCGTTTCCCACGATCACACCACGTCATGACACTCGACTTTGAAAAAGAATTGGCGGCAAATGCTACTTTAGAATTTTTTAACCGATTTACTTCGGCAATCCATGTCCCCACAACGCGATAAGCGGCGAAAGATCTGCTGTCATCTGAAATGTCGTCCCTTCTGAAAAAAGAACAGTAGAATTGAGCACAGAAGTAATGGATGGATTGTCTTGATGTTGAAGAAGAAGGAGTGATTTAAAACCGGAAAGGAAAAGTTTTAACGCCTCTACTTCTTCGAAGCTGCTACAAGGAACTTCGGCTTGCAATTGTTTTCCATCATTGGAAAAAAATCGTGCTTCATGCAGCGAAGCAAATTGATGAGGAAGAATTTTTTGGAGTCGCGGCACAAAAAGAATGCGACCAAAAAGAAACGCATTTCCTTTTTGTTGAAAAAGAGACTTCTTCGGGATATCAGAAAAAAGTTTTAAGATAACATCGTGCGATCCAATAGCCCAGTGGGCTCGATCCAGAAAAGCAAATGCGAGAGGCGCTTCAGATTCCTTTTCAAAATAAATTTCTGCTTTTCCGACGTCATGTTTTTCAAGAGTAATTCCTTCGGCAGTTGCTGCTTCTTCAATCATTTTTTTCAACTGATCCGGATCAAAAGCTCCTTGCATGACGACCGCTGCTTGCGGTTTATCCGCTTCATCATAATGCGCAATGACTGCAAGCATG
This region of Deltaproteobacteria bacterium RIFCSPHIGHO2_02_FULL_44_16 genomic DNA includes:
- a CDS encoding membrane protease subunit, stomatin/prohibitin; amino-acid sequence: MLLKISFIHLQGGIMMPAGINLTRKQIGFISIAIALFILFTKAVVVIPAGHVGVMTLFGKVYEQSLREGINVINPLVKVHKMSIRTEQITEDATVPSKEGLTVGVDFSVLFSLDPVKAPEVYRTVGPNYVSIIVTPQIRSVIRGVTAEYEAKALYTAEREIVTEKMFTQLQPMIEQRGIRIEKVLIRAVKLPPILSTAIEKKLEAEQQAQQMQFVLQRESQEAERKRIEAKGISDFNSIASQGLSESILKLRGIEATQALSKSDNTKVVIIGSGKEGLPIILGQQ
- a CDS encoding antitoxin yields the protein MRTTLNLDPELIEKAKSLTRIREKTALIHAGLEALIAKHVRERLISLGGSEPLLRPVKRRRRSKHQRTS
- a CDS encoding ribonuclease codes for the protein MILVDTSVWINHFRRTDSKLVFLLQNDGVLIHPLIIGEIACGHLKNRSEILDLLMRLPKTLIATDEEVLAFIEHQKLFGKGLGFIDIHLLASAKMTKVKLWTFDQLLHKYAEEFASI
- a CDS encoding methylisocitrate lyase; this encodes MNTKTSQFRKLLHKGLVIMPGAFNAYSALLIEQAGFSAYYISGAGLANAVFGVPDIGIPTLPEAAEHARRIDQTVSIPGISDADTGFENISATIKTFEASGVAGIHLEDQQTDKRCGHLEGKKLISAKEMGKKIEKAITTKKDKNFLVIARTDAAAVEGFDAALKRAKLYEDAGADAIFTEALTSEKEFAAFRQAIKIPLLANMTEFGKTPYLSIKKFEALGMNMVIFPMTLFRVAAKSMQQALVELKQKGTQKGILEKMQTRQELYKLLKYNP